From a single Opisthocomus hoazin isolate bOpiHoa1 chromosome 6, bOpiHoa1.hap1, whole genome shotgun sequence genomic region:
- the SLC25A24 gene encoding mitochondrial adenyl nucleotide antiporter SLC25A24 isoform X2 produces the protein MATPATLTSSGSWTSTKMGGWISPSSRRAFGPWASPWEERRRSVEYHVVFLPSIERGIMKIFKAGDTNQDGQLDFEEFMQYLKDHEKKMKLAFKSLDKNNDGKIEASEVVQSLKILGISISEKQAEKILQSIDADGTMTVDWNEWRDHFMFNPATDIEEIIRYWKHSTVLDIGDSLTVPDEFTEEEKKTGQWWKQLLAGGVAGAVSRTGTAPLDRLKVMMQVHGSKSNKMNIASGFKQMVKEGGVRSLWRGNGVNVVKIAPETAIKFWAYEQYKKILTKDDGKLGTIERFVSGSLAGATAQTSIYPMEVLKTRLAVGKTGQYSGMFDCAKKILKREGLKAFYKGYVPNILGIIPYAGIDLAVYELLKSTWLEHYASSSANPGVFVLLGCGTVSSTCGQLASYPLALIRTRMQAQASVEGAPQLNMASLFQGIISAEGIRGLYRGIAPNFMKVLPAVSISYVVYEKMKQNLGIA, from the exons TGTGGAGTACCACGTCGTCTTCCTGCCTTCCATTGAGAGGGGAATAATG AAAATTTTTAAAGCTGGAGATACTAACCAGGATGGACAGCTAGATTTTGAAGAATTTATGCAGTATCTTAAAGATCATGAGAAAAAGATGAAACTGGCATTTAAGAGCCTGGACAAAAACAATGATG GAAAAATTGAAGCATCAGAAGTTGTGCAGTCCCTCAAGATATTGGGTAtaagcatttcagaaaagcaggcagaaaagaTCCTGCAAAG TATTGATGCTGATGGGACAATGACAGTAGACTGGAATGAGTGGAGAGATCATTTTATGTTTAACCCAGCTACAGACATAGAGGAAATAATTCGATACTGGAAACATTCCACT GTGTTGGATATAGGAGATAGTTTGACTGTTCCAGATGAGttcacagaggaagagaaaaagactGGACAGTGGTGGAAACAGCTGTTGGCAGGAGGAGTGGCTGGTGCTGTCTCTCGAACAGGTACAGCACCATTAGATCGCCTTAAAGTGATGATGCAG GTTCATGGTTCGAAATCAAACAAAATGAATATAGCCAGTGGTTTTAAGCAAATGGTGAAAGAAGGTGGTGTCCGATCCCTCTGGAGGGGAAATGGTGTAAACGTTGTGAAAATAGCTCCTGAAACAGCTATTAAGTTCTGGGCTTATGAACAG TATAAGAAGATACTCACTAAGGATGATGGAAAGTTAGGCACTATTGAAAGATTTGTATCTGGTTCTTTGGCTGGAGCAACAGCACAAACTTCTATTTATCCTATGGAG gttTTAAAGACAAGACTGGCTGTGGGTAAAACAGGGCAGTATTCTGGGATGTTTGACTGTGCTAAGAAGATCTTAAAAAGAGAAGGTTTAAAGGCCTTCTACAAAGGCTATGTTCCTAATATTCTGGGTATAATTCCTTATGCTGGCATTGACCTTGCTGTTTATGAG CTTTTAAAGAGTACATGGCTAGAACACTATGCATCAAGTTCTGCTAACCCAGGTGTTTTTGTGTTGTTGGGATGTGGTACTGTTTCCAGCACGTGTGGGCAGTTAGCCAGTTACCCTCTTGCTCTTATCAGAACACGCATGCAAGCTCAAG CCTCAGTGGAAGGAGCTCCACAGCTAAACATGGCCAGTCTCTTTCAAGGAATTATTTCTGCAGAGGGAATCAGAGGACTTTACAGGGGCATAGCCCCTAATTTTATGAAAGTGCTGCCAGCTGTTAGCATCAGCTATGTTGTATAtgaaaaaatgaagcagaatttgGGAATAgcatga